TTAATTAAGAAATGCAGTGAATCGATCCCGTCCTGAGATAGGGGGATAGAAAAAGTGTCGAGATGATGGAGTAATGGTAAATGGTGAATTTTGTAAATCGAATGATCCTTGACCTCAATTAACATTCATACTCTCGGTCTCAACAGTCCCTTCAAAAAGGATTGGATGGTTTTTTAGAGATGGTGTCAATTGTAGCTTGCAAATATTTATTTTGTATTGTACGGAAATAAGACGTACATTTACATTGTTGGTATTCAAGGCCTAAGGGTAAGCCACGATAAAAGACAAAGGATAAGTCATGTCAACACTTTCAAAAGACAGAATTGATGTTCGAATTAGTAAAGAACAAAAAGAGTTTTTCAAGTATGCGTCAGAGTTACGTGGATTTAAAAGTTTGTCAGAATTTGTCATACACTGTGTCTTCGAAGAGTCAAATAAAATCATTAAGGACAACAACCTTATTGTCAACACAATAGAAGACAAAGAAAGATTTATTGAGGCTATTTTAAATCCACCATCTCCCAATGCAAACCTTAGGAAAGCTCAATTGAATTACAAAAATTTTATTGAGGCCAGTGAAACCAA
This is a stretch of genomic DNA from Reichenbachiella ulvae. It encodes these proteins:
- a CDS encoding type II toxin-antitoxin system TacA family antitoxin; the encoded protein is MSTLSKDRIDVRISKEQKEFFKYASELRGFKSLSEFVIHCVFEESNKIIKDNNLIVNTIEDKERFIEAILNPPSPNANLRKAQLNYKNFIEASETNNRNSK